The following are encoded together in the Pseudomonas sediminis genome:
- a CDS encoding DUF2218 domain-containing protein, with product MTPFSSSAFVATDTPARYISRLCKHFAHKIPVSFDEQQGRIEFGAGLATLKAENQGLRLQVESASSEDLQRLEGVVGSHFERFAWQEELTLDWQPI from the coding sequence ATGACTCCATTCAGCAGCAGTGCCTTCGTCGCAACCGACACCCCGGCACGCTATATCAGCCGGCTGTGCAAGCACTTCGCACACAAGATCCCGGTCAGCTTCGATGAACAACAGGGGCGCATCGAGTTCGGCGCTGGCCTGGCGACCCTGAAAGCGGAAAACCAGGGCCTGCGCCTACAGGTGGAAAGCGCCAGCAGCGAAGACCTGCAACGCCTGGAAGGCGTCGTCGGCAGTCACTTCGAACGTTTTGCCTGGCAGGAAGAATTGACCCTGGACTGGCAGCCCATCTGA
- a CDS encoding NAD(P)-dependent oxidoreductase, with product MKIALIGATGYVGAPLLQEALNRGHQITALVRHPQKLSAHPQLSAIEADVHDSTALAEQLRGHDAVISAFNPGWGVTEIREQFIAGSRSIIAASKQAGIKRLLVVGGAGSLYVAPGVQLIDTPDFPAEYKEGAEGARQALNMLHEEAQLEWTFLSPAALLVPGPRTGKFRLARDELLMNGDEPGSISVADLAVALIDETERPQHIRQRFTVAY from the coding sequence ATGAAGATCGCTCTGATCGGCGCCACTGGTTATGTGGGCGCACCGCTGCTGCAAGAAGCATTGAACCGCGGCCATCAGATCACCGCTCTGGTACGCCACCCGCAAAAGCTGAGCGCACATCCGCAGCTGAGCGCCATTGAGGCGGACGTTCACGACAGCACAGCGCTGGCCGAGCAGTTGCGTGGACATGACGCGGTGATCAGCGCCTTCAACCCGGGCTGGGGCGTGACAGAGATTCGTGAACAGTTCATAGCCGGCAGCCGCTCGATCATCGCGGCGAGCAAGCAGGCTGGCATCAAACGCCTGCTGGTTGTCGGCGGTGCGGGCAGCCTTTATGTCGCCCCTGGCGTGCAATTGATCGACACCCCGGACTTTCCTGCCGAGTACAAGGAAGGCGCCGAGGGCGCACGCCAGGCGCTGAATATGCTGCACGAGGAAGCACAGCTGGAGTGGACCTTTCTCTCGCCCGCCGCCCTGCTCGTTCCGGGGCCGCGCACAGGCAAATTTCGTCTGGCCCGCGACGAGTTGCTGATGAATGGCGATGAGCCGGGCAGCATTTCGGTTGCCGACCTCGCCGTGGCGCTGATCGATGAAACCGAGCGACCGCAGCATATCCGCCAGCGTTTCACCGTGGCGTACTGA
- a CDS encoding LysR family transcriptional regulator: MEQLKRMALFATVVQKGSMVAAAQVMGMTASAVSQQMRRLEEATGVTLLHRTTRKLTLTEAGAQFYESCRQIVELAERAEQRLAEQRDAPVGELRVAAPVGFSGPLLSEALAPLLSAHPGLSLSLFFHDEQIDLIESRIDLAIRVGRQEDSSLVARYVTDWRMILCAAPAYLARVGLPVEPSQLLKLDWISLHLERSQHLTLHGPGGAQQRLRLETRISCNNILAARQFTLAGMGMSLQPEPEIRELLARGELLPLLPDWKLEPIGLHIVTPRRDAQPAKVRYAIEALRRHLVSA; encoded by the coding sequence ATGGAGCAGCTCAAACGCATGGCGTTGTTCGCCACGGTGGTGCAAAAGGGCTCGATGGTGGCAGCTGCCCAAGTCATGGGCATGACGGCTTCGGCGGTCAGTCAGCAGATGCGCCGGCTGGAGGAGGCCACTGGCGTCACGCTGCTGCACCGCACCACACGCAAGCTGACCCTGACCGAGGCCGGCGCGCAGTTCTATGAAAGCTGCCGGCAGATAGTCGAACTGGCCGAGCGAGCCGAGCAGCGCCTGGCCGAGCAGCGTGATGCGCCGGTGGGCGAGTTGCGTGTCGCCGCGCCGGTCGGGTTTTCCGGGCCGTTGCTGAGCGAAGCGCTGGCGCCGTTGCTCAGTGCCCATCCGGGGTTGAGCCTGAGCCTGTTCTTTCACGATGAACAGATCGACCTGATCGAATCACGTATCGACCTGGCCATCCGTGTCGGCCGCCAGGAGGACTCCAGTCTGGTGGCTCGTTACGTGACCGACTGGCGCATGATCCTGTGCGCAGCTCCAGCCTACCTGGCCCGCGTTGGTTTACCCGTCGAACCGTCGCAGTTGCTCAAGCTCGACTGGATCAGTCTGCATCTGGAGCGTAGCCAGCACCTGACCTTGCATGGCCCCGGTGGAGCACAGCAGCGCCTGCGGCTGGAGACGCGCATCAGCTGCAACAACATCCTGGCCGCGCGCCAGTTCACCCTCGCGGGTATGGGCATGTCGTTGCAGCCTGAGCCGGAAATCCGTGAACTACTGGCTCGCGGCGAGCTGTTGCCGCTGCTGCCGGATTGGAAACTGGAACCCATCGGCCTGCATATCGTCACCCCTCGACGCGACGCTCAGCCGGCCAAAGTGCGCTACGCCATCGAGGCGCTCAGGCGTCATCTGGTCAGTGCCTGA
- a CDS encoding PA4780 family RIO1-like protein kinase, whose translation MKTPKRIEPLVEDGLVDEVLRPLMSGKEAAVYVVRCGDELRCAKVYKEANKRSFRQASEYQEGRKVRGSRQARAMAKGSKYGRKEQESAWQNAEVAALFRLANAGVRVPKPYDFLDGVLLMELVGDGEGDVAPRLNDVDLHPDDAREFHAFMIQEIVKMLCAGLVHGDLSEFNVLLGPEGPVIIDLPQAVDAAANNHAFSMLERDVRNMAEYFGQFAPELRYTKYAKEMWALYEAGKLLPDTQLTGEFAEPEDAADIDAVMREIKAALAEEAKKQALLNAEDEPKDAEPIPPWMR comes from the coding sequence ATGAAGACGCCCAAACGTATTGAACCCCTGGTCGAAGACGGCCTGGTGGACGAGGTGCTGCGACCGCTCATGAGCGGCAAGGAAGCAGCGGTTTATGTGGTGCGCTGCGGCGACGAGCTGCGCTGCGCCAAGGTCTACAAGGAAGCCAACAAACGTAGCTTTCGCCAGGCTTCCGAGTATCAGGAAGGCCGCAAGGTGCGTGGCAGCCGTCAGGCGCGGGCCATGGCCAAGGGCAGCAAATATGGTCGTAAGGAGCAGGAAAGCGCATGGCAGAACGCCGAAGTCGCCGCGTTGTTCCGTTTGGCCAATGCCGGCGTGAGGGTGCCCAAGCCTTACGATTTTCTCGACGGCGTACTGCTGATGGAACTGGTGGGCGACGGCGAGGGCGACGTGGCACCACGGCTCAATGACGTCGACCTGCACCCGGATGATGCGCGTGAATTTCACGCCTTCATGATCCAGGAGATCGTCAAGATGCTCTGCGCCGGCCTGGTGCACGGCGACTTGTCGGAATTCAACGTGCTGCTCGGCCCTGAGGGCCCGGTGATCATCGATCTGCCGCAGGCCGTGGACGCCGCCGCCAACAACCACGCCTTCAGCATGCTCGAGCGCGACGTGCGCAACATGGCTGAGTACTTCGGCCAGTTCGCTCCCGAGCTGAGATACACCAAGTACGCCAAGGAAATGTGGGCGCTCTACGAGGCCGGCAAACTGCTGCCCGATACGCAGCTGACCGGCGAATTCGCCGAGCCCGAGGACGCTGCCGATATCGACGCGGTGATGCGCGAGATCAAGGCCGCCCTGGCCGAGGAAGCGAAGAAGCAGGCCCTGCTCAACGCCGAAGACGAACCCAAGGACGCCGAACCGATACCGCCCTGGATGCGCTGA
- the cueR gene encoding Cu(I)-responsive transcriptional regulator, with protein sequence MNIGQAAKHTGLSAKMIRYYESIDLLPHAGRSESGYRQYSSSDLHRLAFIKRARDLGFSLEEVGKLLALWQDKQRASADVKALAEGHIAELERKIAEMSALRDTLVDLANSCQGDSRPDCPILQGLEEGVSCGAAGCSSHRQP encoded by the coding sequence ATGAACATCGGCCAAGCCGCCAAGCACACCGGCCTCAGTGCAAAGATGATTCGCTACTACGAGTCCATCGACCTGCTGCCCCATGCCGGGCGCTCGGAGAGCGGCTATCGGCAGTACAGCAGCAGCGACCTGCACCGCCTGGCATTCATCAAGCGGGCACGGGATCTGGGGTTTTCGCTGGAGGAGGTGGGCAAGCTGCTGGCCCTTTGGCAGGACAAGCAGCGCGCCAGTGCCGATGTGAAGGCATTGGCCGAGGGCCATATCGCCGAACTGGAACGCAAGATTGCCGAGATGAGCGCCTTGCGCGATACGCTGGTGGATCTGGCAAACAGTTGCCAGGGCGATAGCCGGCCGGATTGTCCGATTCTGCAGGGGCTGGAGGAAGGAGTGAGTTGCGGCGCGGCGGGATGTTCGTCGCACCGTCAGCCGTAG
- a CDS encoding heavy metal translocating P-type ATPase, with protein MTTFDLPIRGMTCASCAGRVERALRKLPEVSSASVNLANEQARIDAPAGSLPQLITAIEGAGYSVPSQPLELDIEGMTCASCVGRIERALNKLPGVSQVAANLADEKARLQVLAGFDPQQALKAVAAAGYKATLLDDHATTDDAQHRLRRERLTLLAAIVLTLPLVLPMLVEPFGLHWMLPAWVQFLLATPVQFIFGARFYRAAWQALKARAGNMDQLVAIGTSAGYGLSLYQWAVTPAGQMPHLYFEASAVIISLILLGKYLESRAKRQTASAIRALQALRPEHAVRLVDGHEERVSIDALALGDHILVKPGERFPVDGQVLEGHSHADEALISGESLPVAKQPGDKVTAGAINGDGRLLVETTALGAETVLSRIIRLVEDAQAAKAPIQKLVDKVSQIFVPTVLLIALATLLGWLAFGAPLESALLNAVAVLVIACPCALGLATPAAIMAGTGVAARHGILIKDAEALEVAHAVQHIAFDKTGTLTEGKPRIVHIGLGEANEAELLRLAGSLQQGSEHPLAKAVLQRCAEQHIALPALSDSRALTGRGIAGSVEGRSLQLGSSRLLEENHLQAGALAESARTWEAEGRTLSWLIETGSTPRLLGLLAFGDQLKEGAADAIAELREQGITSHLISGDNQGSVAAVASVLGIDQPHAQVLPADKARLIGELRQHGTVAMVGDGINDAPALAAADVGIAMGGGTDAAMHAAGITLMRGDPRLVPAALEISRRTYAKIRQNLFWAFIYNLIGIPLAAAGLLNPMFAGAAMALSSVSVVSNALLLNRWRPRA; from the coding sequence ATGACCACTTTCGACCTGCCGATCCGAGGCATGACCTGCGCCAGTTGCGCCGGCCGTGTCGAGCGCGCGTTACGCAAATTGCCGGAGGTGAGCAGCGCCAGCGTCAACCTGGCCAATGAGCAGGCGCGTATCGACGCGCCGGCCGGCAGCCTGCCGCAACTGATCACCGCCATCGAGGGCGCCGGTTACAGTGTGCCCAGCCAGCCACTGGAGTTGGACATCGAGGGCATGACCTGCGCCAGCTGCGTCGGTCGTATCGAGCGCGCCCTGAACAAGCTGCCGGGTGTCAGCCAGGTCGCCGCCAATCTTGCCGATGAGAAGGCGCGCCTGCAGGTGCTCGCTGGTTTCGACCCGCAACAGGCGCTGAAGGCGGTAGCTGCCGCCGGTTACAAAGCCACCCTGCTCGATGATCACGCCACGACGGATGATGCCCAGCACCGACTACGCCGTGAACGTCTGACCTTGCTGGCAGCCATCGTCCTGACTCTGCCGCTGGTGCTGCCGATGCTCGTCGAGCCGTTCGGCCTGCACTGGATGCTGCCAGCCTGGGTGCAGTTCCTGCTGGCCACGCCGGTGCAGTTCATCTTCGGCGCGCGCTTCTATCGCGCGGCCTGGCAGGCGCTGAAGGCTCGCGCCGGCAACATGGACCAACTGGTGGCGATCGGCACCAGCGCCGGCTATGGCCTGAGCCTGTATCAATGGGCCGTGACGCCGGCCGGGCAAATGCCGCACCTGTACTTCGAAGCCTCGGCAGTGATCATCAGCCTGATCCTGCTCGGTAAGTACCTTGAGAGCCGTGCCAAACGCCAGACCGCCAGCGCCATTCGCGCGTTGCAGGCACTGCGCCCGGAGCACGCGGTGCGCCTTGTGGATGGCCACGAGGAACGCGTCAGCATTGATGCACTGGCGCTGGGCGACCATATCCTGGTCAAGCCGGGCGAGCGCTTCCCGGTCGACGGCCAGGTCCTGGAGGGCCACAGCCATGCGGACGAGGCGCTGATCAGCGGTGAAAGCCTGCCGGTGGCCAAGCAGCCGGGCGACAAGGTCACCGCTGGCGCCATCAACGGCGATGGCCGCCTGCTGGTGGAGACCACCGCCCTGGGTGCAGAGACCGTGCTGTCGCGGATAATCCGTCTGGTAGAAGACGCCCAGGCAGCGAAGGCGCCGATCCAGAAGCTGGTGGACAAGGTCAGTCAGATCTTCGTCCCAACCGTGCTGCTGATCGCCCTGGCCACGCTGCTCGGCTGGCTGGCATTCGGCGCGCCACTGGAAAGCGCCCTGCTCAATGCCGTCGCCGTGCTGGTGATCGCCTGTCCCTGCGCGCTGGGCCTGGCCACGCCGGCCGCGATCATGGCCGGCACCGGCGTCGCCGCGCGCCACGGCATCCTGATCAAGGACGCCGAAGCGCTGGAGGTGGCGCATGCCGTGCAGCACATCGCCTTCGACAAGACCGGCACCCTCACCGAAGGCAAGCCACGCATCGTCCATATCGGCCTGGGCGAAGCCAATGAAGCCGAACTGCTGCGCCTGGCCGGTAGCCTGCAACAGGGCAGCGAACATCCGCTGGCCAAGGCCGTCTTGCAGCGCTGCGCCGAACAGCACATCGCCCTGCCAGCACTCAGCGACAGCCGCGCGCTGACCGGTCGTGGAATCGCTGGCAGTGTCGAGGGCCGCAGCCTGCAACTGGGCAGCAGCCGCCTGCTGGAGGAGAACCATTTGCAGGCTGGAGCACTGGCCGAATCCGCCCGCACCTGGGAGGCCGAGGGCCGCACGCTGTCCTGGCTGATCGAAACCGGCAGCACGCCACGCCTGCTTGGCCTGCTGGCCTTCGGTGATCAACTCAAGGAAGGTGCGGCCGACGCCATCGCCGAACTGCGCGAACAGGGCATCACCAGTCACCTGATCAGCGGCGATAACCAGGGCAGTGTCGCTGCTGTGGCCAGCGTGCTGGGCATCGACCAACCTCATGCCCAGGTGCTGCCGGCGGACAAGGCGCGGCTGATCGGCGAACTGCGCCAACACGGCACCGTGGCGATGGTCGGTGACGGCATCAACGACGCACCGGCGCTGGCCGCGGCAGATGTCGGTATCGCCATGGGCGGCGGCACCGATGCAGCCATGCATGCCGCGGGCATCACCCTGATGCGCGGCGACCCGCGTCTGGTGCCGGCCGCGCTGGAAATCAGCCGGCGCACCTACGCCAAGATCCGCCAGAACCTCTTCTGGGCCTTCATCTACAACCTGATCGGCATCCCGCTGGCCGCCGCCGGCCTGCTCAACCCGATGTTCGCTGGCGCCGCCATGGCCCTGTCCAGCGTCAGCGTGGTGAGCAACGCGTTGCTGCTCAATCGCTGGAGACCGCGAGCATGA